From the genome of Primulina eburnea isolate SZY01 chromosome 12, ASM2296580v1, whole genome shotgun sequence, one region includes:
- the LOC140807345 gene encoding heat stress transcription factor B-4-like yields MALMLDNCEGIFLSLDSHKSVPAPFLTKTYQLVDDPNTDHIVSWGENEATFVVWRPPEFSRDILPNYFKHNNFSSFVRQLNTYGFRKIVPDRWEFANEFFKKEERHLLCEIHRRKTAPPPQVASNHQYPISGQSLFSYPSRVSMSPPDSDEQTQNTWCDSPPFSSPNGGNAPVYGGNSYNSSFIAISEDNERLRRNNNMLVSELTHMRKLYNDIIYFVQNHVKPVAPSNSYHSSLFLSDSRNLSTAEILSNGGSSILQRPSNQLPNSNGFNQMGSNSKQANASLGSFDINCYTPSKTSQSTVTILEDGEQYCRTKLFGVPLNSKKRLHAEYNSSIETTDKSRLVLEKDDDLGLNLMPTSHVSFSPSRNLEPR; encoded by the exons ATGGCCTTGATGCTAGATAATTGTGAAGGGATATTTTTATCCTTGGATTCACACAAATCAGTCCCGGCTCCATTCTTGACCAAAACTTATCAGCTTGTTGATGATCCTAACACAGATCATATAGTTTCTTGGGGAGAAAATGAAGCAACTTTCGTTGTATGGCGTCCCCCGGAGTTCTCCCGTGATATTCTGCCTAACTATTTTAAACATAATAATTTCTCGAGCTTTGTACGCCAACTTAATACTTAT GGTTTTCGAAAGATTGTACCAGACAGGTGGGAGTTTGCAAATGAGTTCTTCAAAAAAGAAGAGAGACATTTGCTGTGTGAGATTCACAGGAGGAAAACAGCTCCTCCGCCGCAAGTGGCTTCGAACCACCAATATCCCATCTCCGGCCAGAGTTTATTCTCCTACCCCAGCCGAGTCAGCATGTCCCCTCCTGACTCAGATGAGCAGACACAGAATACTTGGTGtgattctcctccattctccTCCCCCAATGGAGGCAACGCCCCAGTATACGGCGGAAACTCCTACAACAGTTCATTTATAGCAATTTCTGAAGACAACGAACGGCTCAGAAGAAACAACAACATGCTAGTTTCTGAATTAACTCACATGAGAAAGCTGTACAATGATATTATATACTTCGTGCAGAACCACGTGAAACCAGTGGCTCCAAGCAACTCATACCATTCCTCTTTATTTCTTAGCGACTCAAGAAACCTCTCTACTGCAGAAATTCTCTCGAATGGCGGCTCTTCAATTCTGCAAAGGCCATCGAATCAGTTGCCGAATAGTAATGGGTTCAACCAAATGGGATCAAACTCAAAGCAAGCTAATGCTTCTCTTGGATCGTTTGACATTAACTGTTATACTCCAAGCAAGACTTCTCAGAGCACTGTGACGATTCTTGAAGATGGTGAACAGTACTGCAGAACTAAACTTTTTGGTGTGCCGCTGAATTCCAAGAAAAGATTGCACGCTGAATATAATTCTTCAATAGAGACAACTGACAAGTCAAGATTGGTGCTTGAAAAAGATGATGATTTAGGATTGAATCTCATGCCTACATCCCATGTTAGCTTTTCCCCTTCAAGAAATCTTGAGCCTAGATAA
- the LOC140808077 gene encoding transcription factor HEC1-like, with protein MDAEFLKSSVEDQMEMMLMQMDKLPDFSGAYEIPMMEFSNHHETSSLGIMSNNCDSALDNLHVNSPAFMNLQPGSSSYSDGFHQESSSMLPFLQHNSSCEGRWKMGEFSDEAGDSQKRNSMAAMREMIFRIAAMQPVHIDPESVKPPKRKNVKISTDPQSVAARHRRERISERIRILQRLVPGGTKMDTASMLDEAIHYVKFLKNQVQNLERVAANRPAPADAGVGFPVPMSGGNYFPIPAKGYHRSMPPNVQHPQDS; from the coding sequence ATGGATGCTGAATTCTTGAAATCTTCTGTTGAAGATCAGATGGAAATGATGCTGATGCAAATGGACAAACTTCCGGATTTTTCCGGGGCTTATGAGATCCCAATGATGGAATTCAGTAATCATCACGAAACCAGCAGTTTGGGGATCATGAGCAATAATTGTGATTCTGCTCTTGATAATTTACACGTCAACTCACCTGCTTTCATGAATCTACAACCCGGGAGTTCTTCATATTCCGACGGGTTTCACCAAGAATCGTCGTCTATGTTGCCGTTCCTGCAGCACAATTCAAGCTGCGAAGGGAGATGGAAAATGGGGGAATTTTCCGACGAAGCTGGGGATTCCCAGAAACGTAATTCAATGGCTGCGATGCGAGAAATGATCTTCAGAATCGCGGCGATGCAGCCTGTTCATATCGACCCCGAGTCCGTGAAGCCACCGAAGAGGAAGAATGTGAAGATATCGACGGACCCTCAAAGCGTGGCGGCGCGCCACCGCCGGGAGAGGATAAGCGAGCGGATTAGGATTCTTCAGAGACTTGTACCTGGCGGAACTAAAATGGACACTGCTTCTATGCTTGACGAGGCGATTCATTACGTTAAATTCTTGAAGAACCAAGTTCAGAATCTTGAAAGGGTGGCGGCGAATAGACCAGCTCCCGCGGATGCCGGAGTTGGATTCCCTGTGCCAATGTCTGGTGGAAATTACTTTCCGATTCCTGCAAAGGGTTACCACCGGTCAATGCCTCCCAATGTGCAGCATCCGCAAGATTCTTGA
- the LOC140808161 gene encoding uncharacterized protein, with protein MPGTGIQESGSGFRARHVSPNSFIFNAESNFSLFSSASGSVERCSFTSDAPDQDSPASEVSQHLTGHELAEDLSGPDLDPKKPKLVYNNNVNLSRKGKTKVQILDSSEAETTEDENLAIVSARNSFSRALKECQDRRLRSEGLLNKSYRRTASLDLNISVGNSANSSSPRVGVMKKQFAATRRTSAFPSPGTPNYRHPSMRIQKGWSSERIPSHTNANKRTVNNALFSYSNGRTLPSKWEDAERWIFSPVSGDGSIRASTHQPRRRPRSKSGPLGPPGVAYYQMFSPSAPMPAGGNTAKLIANSPFSAGVLAADGLWIRNAGSDGNANFLIGTEPCMARSVSIHGCSEMINQSSLPRLQDSSNNISRDISRRDMATQMSPESSIHSSSERRSSFSLATPILPLAEFESTHASKPEIRDVPVDEPVTMTRWSKKNRSKNSKRGGGYINDWKRKAVNIGSATWEVSIETSKCISTIQREEARITAWENLQKAKAEAAIRKLEMKLEKKRSSSMDKIMNKLRSAQKKAQNMRSLTITNQSHQVERPSVKALSFRRTRQIGSLSGCFTCHAF; from the exons ATGCCAGGAACAGGTATTCAAGAATCGGGATCGGGCTTCAGAGCCCGACATGTGAGCCCGAATTCTTTCATTTTTAATGCCGAATCAAACTTCAGCCTCTTCTCTTCTGCTTCTGGTAGTGTGGAGCGCTGTTCTTTTACATCTGATGCGCCTGATCAAGATTCTCCCGCTTCTGAAGTTTCTCAA CATTTGACAGGGCATGAACTGGCTGAGGATTTGAGTGGTCCAGATCTAGATCCAAAAAAGCCGAAACTAGTATACAATAATAATGTTAACCTCAGTAGGAAAGGAAAGACTAAAG TTCAAATATTAGATAGCAGTGAGGCAGAGACTACAGAGGATGAAAATCTGGctatagtgtctgcaagaaattCGTTCTCTCGAGCCCTTAAAG AATGTCAAGACAGAAGGTTGAGATCTGAAGGGTTATTGAACAAATCATATCGCAGAACTGCTTCTCTGGATCTCAACATTTCCGTGGGTAATTCTGCGAACTCCTCTTCGCCACGGGTTGGTGTGATGAAAAAACAGTTTGCTGCAACTCGAAGGACCAGCGCATTCCCGAGTCCTGGCACACCTAATTACCGGCACCCAAGTATGAGGATTCAGAAAGGATGGAGTTCTGAACGGATTCCATCTCATACCAATGCGAATAAGAGGACTGTAAATAATGCATTGTTTTCTTACAGTAATGGAAGGACCTTGCCTTCAAAATGGGAAGATGCAGAAAGGTGGATTTTTAGTCCTGTCTCTGGCGATGGTTCTATAAGGGCTTCCACTCATCAGCCACGGAGACGTCCCAGATCAAAGAGTGGGCCACTTGGGCCTCCAGGTGTTGCTTACTATCAGATGTTTTCTCCCTCTGCACCTATGCCTGCAGGAGGGAATACAGCGAAGCTAATTGCAAACTCGCCATTTTCGGCCGGAGTGTTGGCTGCGGATGGCTTGTGGATTCGAAATGCTGGTTCTGATGGTAATGCGAACTTTCTTATAGGGACAGAGCCTTGTATGGCAAGGTCTGTTAGCATACACGGATGTTCAGAAATGATAAACCAATCATCATTGCCCAGACTCCAAG ATTCGTCCAACAATATATCACGCGATATTTCGAGGCGGGACATGGCCACTCAAATGAGTCCAGAGAGTAGTATCCACTCCTCATCCGAGAGGAGATCATCCTTCTCTCTTGCAACTCCTATATTACCCCTTGCAGAATTTGAAAGTACGCATGCCTCCAAACCAGAGATCAGGGATGTGCCGGTTGATGAACCAGTCACCATGACAAGGTGGTCCAAAAAGAATAGGAGTAAGAATTCTAAGAGGGGCGGTGGCTATATAAATGACTGGAAAAGAAAAGCTGTAAACATTGGCTCTGCTACTTGGGAAGTTTCGATTGAGACATCTAAGTGTATTTCTAC GATTCAGAGGGAAGAAGCCAGAATTACTGCATGGGAGAatttgcaaaaagcaaaagctgAAGCTGCTATAAGGAAACTAGAG ATGAAGTTGGAGAAGAAGAGGTCATCTTCTATGGACAAAATTATGAACAAACTGAGATCAGCACAGAAGAAGGCTCAGAATATGAGAAGCTTGACGATCACGAACCAGTCTCATCAGGTTGAAAGGCCTTCTGTCAAGGCATTATCATTTCGAAGAACTCGTCAAATAGGTTCATTAAGTGGTTGCTTTACTTGTCATGCATTTTAG